From Bos mutus isolate GX-2022 chromosome 5, NWIPB_WYAK_1.1, whole genome shotgun sequence, one genomic window encodes:
- the ZNF641 gene encoding zinc finger protein 641 isoform X1, with protein sequence MLSEQTAALGTGWESMNVQVDRAEPQVERGSQEEGPWRTAPGPLEHLCCDLEEEPQSLQEKAQSTPWVPAIPQEGSTGDWEMAAALLAAGSQGLVTIKDVSLCFSQEEWRSLDPSQTDFYGEYVMQENCGIVVSLRFPIPKLDMLSQLEGGEEQWVPDPPDLEERDILKVTYTGDGSEHEGDTPELEAEPPRMLSSVSQDTVLWNPEQDANWDSMPRSSRGMLLGPPFLQEDSFSNLLCSTEMDSLLRPHTCPQCGKQFVWGSHLARHQQTHTGERPYSCLKCEKSFGRRHHLIRHQKTHLHDKPSRCPECGKNFRCNSHLASHQRVHADGKSCKGQEVGESPGARKRQRAPPVPKCHVCTECGKSFGRRHHLVRHWLTHTGEKPFQCPRCEKSFGRKHHLDRHLLTHQGQSPRSSWDRGTSVF encoded by the exons ATGCTTTCAGAACAGACAGCAGCCCTGGGGACAGGATGGGAGTCAATGAATGTCCAGGTGGATAGAGCAGAGCCCCAGGTGGAAAGGGGAAGCCAGGAAGAGGGGCCATGGAGAACAGCTCCAGGGCCATTGGAGCACCTATGCTGTGACCTTGAAGAGGAGCCACAGTCCCTTCAGGAGAAGG CTCAGTCCACTCCCTGGGTTCCTGCCATTCCCCAAGAAGGGAGCACTGGAGACTGGGAGATGGCAGCTGCACTTCTTGCGGCGGGATCACAG GGCCTGGTAACCATCAAGGATGTGTCACTGTGCTTCTCTCAGGAGGAGTGGAGGAGCCTGGACCCTTCTCAAACAGACTTCTATGGAGAATATGTCATGCAGGAAAACTGTGGGATAGTGGTCTCCCTGA GATTTCCAATTCCCAAACTGGATATGCTTTCTCAACTAGAAGGAGGAGAAGAACAATGGGTCCCTGACCCCCCAGACTTAGAAGAGAGGGACATTCTGAAGGTCACATACACAG GAGACGGAAGTGAGCACGAGGGGGATACCCCTGAACTAGAAGCAGAGCCTCCCAGAATGTTATCTAGTGTGTCTCAAGATACTGTTCTCTGGAACCCAGAGCAGGATGCAAACTGGGATTCCATGCCCAGAAGCTCCAGAGGCATGCTCCTAGGCCCACCTTTTCTTCAGGAAGACAGCTTCTCAAACCTTCTGTGTAGCACAGAAATGGATTCCCTGTTAAGACCACACACGTGCCCCCAGTGTGGTAAACAGTTTGTGTGGGGCTCCCACCTGGCCAGGCACCAGCAGACACACACTGGGGAGAGGCCCTACAGCTGCCTCAAGTGTGAGAAGAGCTTTGGGAGAAGACATCACCTGATCCGACACCAGAAAACCCACCTACATGACAAGCCCAGCAGGTGCCCTGAGTGTGGCAAGAATTTCCGATGCAACTCCCATCTAGCCAGCCACCAGAGAGTGCACGCAGATGGCAAATCCTGCAAGGGCCAAGAGGTTGGAGAGAGCCCTGGGGCTAGGAAGCGGCAGCGTGCGCCACCTGTGCCAAAGTGCCACGTGTGCACTGAGTGTGGGAAGAGCTTTGGCCGACGGCACCACCTGGTGAGACACTGGCTGACACACACCGGGGAGAAGCCCTTCCAGTGCCCACGCTGTGAGAAGAGCTTCGGCCGCAAACATCACCTGGACAGGCAcctgctgacccaccagggacAGAGTCCCCGGAGCAGCTGGGACAGAGGGACATCTGTCTTTTGA
- the ZNF641 gene encoding zinc finger protein 641 isoform X2, with protein MAAALLAAGSQGLVTIKDVSLCFSQEEWRSLDPSQTDFYGEYVMQENCGIVVSLRFPIPKLDMLSQLEGGEEQWVPDPPDLEERDILKVTYTGDGSEHEGDTPELEAEPPRMLSSVSQDTVLWNPEQDANWDSMPRSSRGMLLGPPFLQEDSFSNLLCSTEMDSLLRPHTCPQCGKQFVWGSHLARHQQTHTGERPYSCLKCEKSFGRRHHLIRHQKTHLHDKPSRCPECGKNFRCNSHLASHQRVHADGKSCKGQEVGESPGARKRQRAPPVPKCHVCTECGKSFGRRHHLVRHWLTHTGEKPFQCPRCEKSFGRKHHLDRHLLTHQGQSPRSSWDRGTSVF; from the exons ATGGCAGCTGCACTTCTTGCGGCGGGATCACAG GGCCTGGTAACCATCAAGGATGTGTCACTGTGCTTCTCTCAGGAGGAGTGGAGGAGCCTGGACCCTTCTCAAACAGACTTCTATGGAGAATATGTCATGCAGGAAAACTGTGGGATAGTGGTCTCCCTGA GATTTCCAATTCCCAAACTGGATATGCTTTCTCAACTAGAAGGAGGAGAAGAACAATGGGTCCCTGACCCCCCAGACTTAGAAGAGAGGGACATTCTGAAGGTCACATACACAG GAGACGGAAGTGAGCACGAGGGGGATACCCCTGAACTAGAAGCAGAGCCTCCCAGAATGTTATCTAGTGTGTCTCAAGATACTGTTCTCTGGAACCCAGAGCAGGATGCAAACTGGGATTCCATGCCCAGAAGCTCCAGAGGCATGCTCCTAGGCCCACCTTTTCTTCAGGAAGACAGCTTCTCAAACCTTCTGTGTAGCACAGAAATGGATTCCCTGTTAAGACCACACACGTGCCCCCAGTGTGGTAAACAGTTTGTGTGGGGCTCCCACCTGGCCAGGCACCAGCAGACACACACTGGGGAGAGGCCCTACAGCTGCCTCAAGTGTGAGAAGAGCTTTGGGAGAAGACATCACCTGATCCGACACCAGAAAACCCACCTACATGACAAGCCCAGCAGGTGCCCTGAGTGTGGCAAGAATTTCCGATGCAACTCCCATCTAGCCAGCCACCAGAGAGTGCACGCAGATGGCAAATCCTGCAAGGGCCAAGAGGTTGGAGAGAGCCCTGGGGCTAGGAAGCGGCAGCGTGCGCCACCTGTGCCAAAGTGCCACGTGTGCACTGAGTGTGGGAAGAGCTTTGGCCGACGGCACCACCTGGTGAGACACTGGCTGACACACACCGGGGAGAAGCCCTTCCAGTGCCCACGCTGTGAGAAGAGCTTCGGCCGCAAACATCACCTGGACAGGCAcctgctgacccaccagggacAGAGTCCCCGGAGCAGCTGGGACAGAGGGACATCTGTCTTTTGA
- the ZNF641 gene encoding zinc finger protein 641 isoform X3 has protein sequence MQENCGIVVSLRFPIPKLDMLSQLEGGEEQWVPDPPDLEERDILKVTYTGDGSEHEGDTPELEAEPPRMLSSVSQDTVLWNPEQDANWDSMPRSSRGMLLGPPFLQEDSFSNLLCSTEMDSLLRPHTCPQCGKQFVWGSHLARHQQTHTGERPYSCLKCEKSFGRRHHLIRHQKTHLHDKPSRCPECGKNFRCNSHLASHQRVHADGKSCKGQEVGESPGARKRQRAPPVPKCHVCTECGKSFGRRHHLVRHWLTHTGEKPFQCPRCEKSFGRKHHLDRHLLTHQGQSPRSSWDRGTSVF, from the exons ATGCAGGAAAACTGTGGGATAGTGGTCTCCCTGA GATTTCCAATTCCCAAACTGGATATGCTTTCTCAACTAGAAGGAGGAGAAGAACAATGGGTCCCTGACCCCCCAGACTTAGAAGAGAGGGACATTCTGAAGGTCACATACACAG GAGACGGAAGTGAGCACGAGGGGGATACCCCTGAACTAGAAGCAGAGCCTCCCAGAATGTTATCTAGTGTGTCTCAAGATACTGTTCTCTGGAACCCAGAGCAGGATGCAAACTGGGATTCCATGCCCAGAAGCTCCAGAGGCATGCTCCTAGGCCCACCTTTTCTTCAGGAAGACAGCTTCTCAAACCTTCTGTGTAGCACAGAAATGGATTCCCTGTTAAGACCACACACGTGCCCCCAGTGTGGTAAACAGTTTGTGTGGGGCTCCCACCTGGCCAGGCACCAGCAGACACACACTGGGGAGAGGCCCTACAGCTGCCTCAAGTGTGAGAAGAGCTTTGGGAGAAGACATCACCTGATCCGACACCAGAAAACCCACCTACATGACAAGCCCAGCAGGTGCCCTGAGTGTGGCAAGAATTTCCGATGCAACTCCCATCTAGCCAGCCACCAGAGAGTGCACGCAGATGGCAAATCCTGCAAGGGCCAAGAGGTTGGAGAGAGCCCTGGGGCTAGGAAGCGGCAGCGTGCGCCACCTGTGCCAAAGTGCCACGTGTGCACTGAGTGTGGGAAGAGCTTTGGCCGACGGCACCACCTGGTGAGACACTGGCTGACACACACCGGGGAGAAGCCCTTCCAGTGCCCACGCTGTGAGAAGAGCTTCGGCCGCAAACATCACCTGGACAGGCAcctgctgacccaccagggacAGAGTCCCCGGAGCAGCTGGGACAGAGGGACATCTGTCTTTTGA